One Gloeothece verrucosa PCC 7822 DNA window includes the following coding sequences:
- a CDS encoding GUN4 domain-containing protein, translated as MMKLDSNEVLPTGKKGINYTNLKELLAAHQWQAADLETSKLMLQIMGKKSWYEVYPADVDRFSYNDLITLDQLWVKYSGGRFGFSVQKGIWLSVGGSLYADYDTEKKFATLVGWKNKTRWLDYQQFTFSLNAPKGHLPLGSHHLRQVWCWAHLSRLFSRLAYYQLQNHNNN; from the coding sequence ATGATGAAACTAGACAGTAACGAGGTATTGCCCACCGGCAAAAAAGGGATTAACTACACGAATTTAAAAGAGCTTCTCGCCGCTCATCAATGGCAAGCCGCCGATCTCGAAACATCTAAGCTCATGCTACAAATCATGGGTAAGAAAAGCTGGTATGAAGTTTACCCGGCCGATGTGGATCGTTTTTCCTATAACGATCTGATCACCCTTGACCAACTCTGGGTTAAATATAGTGGGGGAAGATTCGGGTTTTCAGTGCAAAAAGGAATTTGGCTTAGTGTTGGGGGTTCTCTGTATGCTGATTACGATACCGAGAAAAAATTTGCTACCCTGGTGGGTTGGAAAAACAAAACACGCTGGTTAGATTACCAACAGTTTACCTTTAGCCTCAATGCACCAAAAGGCCATTTGCCGCTAGGTTCTCATCACCTGCGTCAAGTTTGGTGTTGGGCGCACTTAAGCCGACTATTTTCTCGCCTTGCTTACTATCAACTACAGAACCATAATAATAATTGA
- a CDS encoding peroxiredoxin: MAESLRVGQSAPDFTATAVIDQEFKTIKLSEYRGKYVVLFFYPLDFTFVCPTEIIAFSDRYDEFKNINTEVLGVSVDSEFSHLAWIQTERKDGGIGDIVYPIVSDIKKEISTAYNVLDPEAGVALRGLFIIDKEGVIQHATINNLSFGRSVDETLRTLKAIQYVQSHPDEVCPAGWQEGDKTMIPDPEKAKIYFASV, from the coding sequence ATGGCAGAGAGCCTAAGAGTAGGTCAAAGTGCGCCCGACTTTACTGCGACAGCCGTTATCGATCAAGAGTTCAAGACCATCAAACTGTCTGAGTATCGTGGTAAGTACGTGGTTTTATTCTTTTATCCCTTAGACTTTACCTTTGTTTGCCCTACAGAAATTATTGCATTTAGTGATCGCTATGATGAATTCAAAAACATCAACACAGAAGTTTTAGGGGTATCTGTAGACAGCGAATTTTCACACCTAGCCTGGATTCAAACTGAGCGCAAAGATGGTGGAATTGGAGATATTGTTTACCCCATCGTTTCCGATATCAAGAAGGAAATTAGTACCGCTTACAATGTATTAGATCCTGAAGCGGGTGTTGCCCTGCGCGGATTATTTATCATTGACAAAGAAGGTGTGATTCAACACGCTACCATTAACAACCTCTCTTTTGGTCGTAGTGTAGATGAAACTTTACGCACACTCAAAGCGATTCAATATGTTCAAAGTCATCCCGATGAAGTTTGTCCGGCTGGATGGCAAGAAGGCGATAAGACTATGATTCCCGATCCTGAAAAAGCGAAAATTTATTTTGCCTCTGTTTAA
- a CDS encoding exonuclease domain-containing protein — MDLIKNFIVIDTEGRDQLREIAIINAEGELIYEAFSQEDPNYYGRRLKSKPLVDILADFQKIASEKVIICHNANHDIQVLKNSFKKVSIDWQNLNFQCSLELAKNSFPNLPSYSLEYLSKQLGLKVNHKYFNPQQAHAARYDAEFTYQLYRKIMDKKNPFTLANKPNPFGSNRVDNPFQTHPDLKSIYQGEFARLKSTITDIKYDENHQSKGVVIIGEPGSGKTHLIMRLAQELLKINRLLFIRSPNNPNSVLYHTYSQILQSFVQPVPGTDYTQFEHLLAHSFVKLISRSTIIKLTQKDIDIQKTVKDNPLNLYKQLGGEGTQKKREFWDHIKKRILDWWLNEWGASGYYLQILTGIIEFCRYTDPKRRNLAARWLAAEELSESAAQLIGLENWNDEISKEEFSLQAISVFSKLSLLDEPLIIVFDQLESLGYEHRRELLLNFGEAVKEMFTHVPNSLIILNLFPERWQQFQYIFDGAVVGRVSQQQIYLQSPSQEQIKDILKIKLEAAGIDLNVNSLFAPEELEDILQQKSIRMVLNRAADYYNYKVRQIPVASPPIIDDVIPPVSLAVEQRLKKLEKEFIQFKNSWQEVVHQIGSLEAKIEELQQKFKNGNQTTVDTPIFIPPPHPDEDKIRTYLVKQKEILEREYNEIQFINDNDDLGKLTFISEAFEKISQFDMEQLRLGTKKIPEHLVIKKPKESICIAFLQVEGSSFTARISNFNQLVNSHKNIQFILWRDVRQPNINGKVGKQQIAILNSFKNGEFRPMEKEDRIHFELIYKLIIDIENRDFEVHLEEALKRLSEIPNTWLIQLLGIRE; from the coding sequence ATGGACCTTATAAAAAATTTTATTGTTATTGATACAGAAGGAAGAGATCAGCTTAGAGAAATTGCCATTATTAACGCTGAGGGAGAATTAATTTATGAGGCTTTTTCTCAAGAAGATCCCAATTATTATGGTAGGCGGCTCAAGTCTAAACCTTTGGTAGATATTCTCGCAGATTTTCAAAAAATCGCCTCAGAAAAGGTCATTATTTGTCATAATGCTAATCATGATATTCAAGTTTTAAAAAATAGTTTTAAAAAAGTTAGTATAGACTGGCAAAACTTAAACTTTCAATGTAGCCTAGAATTGGCGAAAAATAGCTTTCCGAACTTACCGAGTTATTCTCTAGAATACCTAAGTAAACAGTTGGGACTTAAAGTCAACCACAAATATTTTAACCCTCAACAAGCCCATGCGGCTAGATATGATGCCGAATTTACCTATCAATTGTATCGAAAAATAATGGACAAAAAAAATCCTTTCACTTTAGCCAATAAACCCAATCCTTTTGGGAGTAATCGCGTTGACAATCCTTTTCAAACTCATCCCGATTTAAAAAGTATTTATCAGGGGGAATTTGCCAGACTTAAATCCACCATTACTGATATTAAGTATGATGAGAATCACCAAAGCAAAGGAGTGGTCATTATTGGTGAACCCGGCAGTGGGAAAACTCACTTAATTATGCGGCTGGCACAAGAATTATTAAAAATTAACCGATTATTATTTATTAGATCGCCGAATAATCCTAACTCCGTTCTTTATCATACTTATAGCCAAATTTTACAATCCTTTGTTCAACCAGTACCGGGGACAGATTATACTCAATTTGAACATTTATTAGCTCATAGTTTTGTTAAACTCATTAGCCGCAGTACCATTATAAAACTGACTCAAAAAGACATTGATATTCAAAAGACTGTCAAAGATAACCCCCTCAATTTATACAAACAACTAGGAGGAGAAGGAACGCAAAAAAAACGAGAATTCTGGGATCACATCAAAAAAAGAATTTTAGATTGGTGGCTGAATGAATGGGGAGCTAGTGGTTATTATTTACAAATTTTGACAGGAATAATTGAATTTTGTCGATACACAGACCCGAAAAGAAGAAATTTAGCCGCTCGTTGGTTAGCCGCCGAAGAATTATCAGAAAGTGCGGCTCAATTAATCGGACTAGAAAACTGGAATGATGAAATTAGTAAAGAAGAATTTTCCTTGCAAGCCATTTCAGTATTTAGTAAGCTTTCCTTGTTAGATGAACCCTTAATTATTGTCTTCGATCAATTGGAAAGTTTAGGCTATGAACATCGTCGAGAATTATTGCTGAATTTTGGAGAAGCTGTTAAAGAAATGTTTACACACGTTCCTAATAGTTTAATTATTTTAAACTTATTTCCGGAGCGATGGCAACAGTTTCAATATATTTTTGATGGGGCAGTTGTTGGTCGAGTATCGCAACAGCAGATTTATTTACAATCTCCTTCTCAGGAACAAATAAAAGACATTCTCAAAATAAAATTAGAAGCGGCTGGCATTGACTTAAATGTAAATTCTTTATTTGCTCCCGAAGAATTAGAAGATATTCTCCAGCAAAAATCTATTCGGATGGTTTTAAATCGGGCAGCCGACTATTATAATTATAAAGTTCGTCAGATTCCCGTCGCATCACCTCCCATCATTGATGACGTTATTCCGCCTGTTTCATTAGCCGTAGAACAAAGACTAAAAAAATTAGAAAAAGAGTTTATTCAGTTTAAAAATAGCTGGCAAGAAGTTGTTCATCAAATAGGCAGTTTAGAGGCAAAAATTGAAGAACTACAGCAGAAGTTCAAAAACGGAAATCAAACAACAGTTGACACCCCCATTTTTATTCCACCGCCTCACCCTGATGAGGACAAGATTAGAACCTACCTAGTCAAACAAAAAGAAATACTAGAAAGAGAGTATAATGAAATTCAATTTATCAATGATAATGATGACTTAGGAAAATTGACCTTTATCAGTGAAGCTTTTGAAAAAATTAGTCAATTTGACATGGAGCAACTGAGATTAGGGACTAAAAAAATTCCTGAACATTTAGTTATCAAGAAGCCTAAAGAGAGCATTTGTATAGCATTTTTACAGGTTGAGGGAAGTTCATTTACCGCTAGAATCAGCAACTTTAACCAATTAGTAAACAGCCACAAAAACATTCAATTTATCCTCTGGAGAGATGTAAGACAGCCGAATATTAACGGTAAAGTAGGTAAACAACAGATTGCCATCCTGAATAGTTTTAAAAATGGGGAATTTCGTCCGATGGAAAAAGAAGACAGAATCCACTTTGAACTCATTTATAAACTCATCATAGATATTGAAAACCGAGATTTTGAGGTTCATTTAGAGGAAGCCTTAAAGCGGCTCTCGGAGATCCCTAACACTTGGCTCATTCAATTATTAGGAATTAGAGAATAG
- a CDS encoding SPFH domain-containing protein — MDNSNPTKVKFDAVKLPNLGKSSALVFLLIFGIIIVPVILRSLIIIPVGHVGILEGEGVVTPQILKPGLNLVNPFNQVSLISTRIQDIKEKIEASSKEGLKFDVEVSLQYRLNPDKVMTVYEKLGLNNNDVLISRFRSLTREITAQYPLEEMVSAKRRELAYQLQKRLEENLDSLGFVVEEALIREIVLPPDVQEAFNQKIKIQQQSEQMKFELEKTRQEAQRQRIQAQGEADARLIKAKAEMEAQKLISRGLTPAMLQLKSIEATEKIGTSPNAKIYLGLGNASQGNIIIPNFDQSSNNPPK; from the coding sequence ATGGATAACTCCAACCCAACAAAAGTTAAGTTTGATGCCGTAAAATTACCTAACTTGGGAAAATCATCCGCCCTCGTTTTTCTCTTGATTTTTGGCATCATAATAGTTCCGGTGATTTTACGCAGTTTAATTATTATTCCCGTCGGCCATGTGGGCATTTTGGAAGGGGAAGGCGTGGTTACTCCTCAAATTCTTAAACCGGGCTTGAATTTGGTCAATCCTTTTAACCAGGTGAGCTTAATTTCTACTCGGATTCAAGATATTAAAGAAAAAATCGAAGCCAGTTCTAAAGAAGGATTAAAGTTTGATGTGGAAGTGAGCTTACAATATCGTCTTAATCCGGACAAGGTGATGACTGTCTATGAAAAATTAGGCTTGAATAATAATGATGTTTTAATCTCTCGTTTTCGTTCTCTGACTCGGGAAATTACCGCTCAATATCCCCTGGAAGAAATGGTCTCGGCAAAACGCCGAGAATTGGCTTATCAATTGCAAAAGCGGCTTGAAGAAAATTTAGATTCTTTGGGTTTTGTAGTAGAAGAAGCACTGATTCGAGAAATTGTACTGCCTCCAGATGTTCAAGAAGCTTTCAATCAAAAGATTAAAATTCAACAGCAGAGCGAACAAATGAAATTTGAGTTGGAAAAAACCCGTCAAGAAGCTCAACGCCAACGGATTCAAGCTCAAGGAGAGGCTGATGCTCGACTGATTAAAGCTAAGGCAGAAATGGAAGCACAAAAGCTTATTTCTCGCGGGCTTACTCCTGCTATGTTACAATTAAAGTCTATTGAAGCAACTGAAAAAATTGGGACTTCTCCTAATGCTAAAATTTATCTGGGCTTAGGGAATGCTTCTCAAGGGAATATTATTATCCCTAACTTTGACCAGTCTTCTAATAATCCTCCTAAATAA
- the ribD gene encoding bifunctional diaminohydroxyphosphoribosylaminopyrimidine deaminase/5-amino-6-(5-phosphoribosylamino)uracil reductase RibD: MNTSSEFQASAFDREMMQRCITLARKALGATSPNPMVGAVIVREQEIVGEGFHPGAGQPHAEVFALSVAAEKAKGATIYINLEPCNHYGRTPPCTEALIKAGIAKVMVGMIDPDPRVSGKGIERLTEAGIEVVAGIEEEACRRLNEGFIHRVLYQRPFGILKYAMTLDGKIAATSGHSAWVTGEASRRIVHQLRAACDAVIIGGNTVRQDNPHLTTHGVSSHNPLRVVMSRSLNLPLEANLWETDKVPTVVFTEEGINPPLQKQLLKRKVEVIELEVLTPTQVMQHLYQRGFCSVLWECGGTLAASAITEGMVQKVMAFIAPKIIGGESAPSPVGDLGLDKMSNALQLQRVALQRVDNDFVIEGYLPMS; this comes from the coding sequence ATGAACACCTCATCAGAATTTCAAGCTTCTGCTTTTGATCGTGAAATGATGCAACGCTGTATTACCCTAGCGCGTAAGGCCCTTGGGGCAACGTCTCCTAATCCGATGGTGGGGGCGGTGATTGTCCGTGAGCAAGAAATCGTCGGAGAGGGTTTTCACCCAGGTGCGGGGCAGCCTCATGCGGAGGTATTTGCCCTATCAGTTGCAGCAGAAAAGGCAAAGGGCGCAACGATCTATATTAATTTAGAACCTTGTAATCATTATGGACGCACTCCTCCCTGTACAGAAGCCCTGATTAAGGCAGGAATTGCTAAGGTAATGGTGGGCATGATCGATCCGGACCCTCGTGTATCTGGAAAGGGTATTGAACGCTTAACTGAAGCAGGTATTGAGGTGGTAGCCGGCATAGAAGAAGAGGCTTGCCGCCGCTTAAATGAGGGCTTTATCCATCGGGTTTTGTATCAAAGACCTTTTGGAATTCTCAAATATGCAATGACGCTTGATGGTAAAATTGCGGCGACTTCGGGCCATAGTGCTTGGGTAACTGGGGAAGCTTCCCGCCGTATCGTCCATCAACTCAGAGCCGCTTGTGATGCGGTAATTATCGGAGGGAATACGGTACGTCAGGATAACCCTCATTTAACTACTCATGGGGTGTCTTCCCATAATCCTTTGAGGGTGGTGATGAGTCGTAGTTTAAATTTACCCCTTGAGGCTAATCTTTGGGAAACCGATAAGGTGCCTACTGTGGTGTTTACCGAGGAGGGAATTAACCCCCCGTTGCAAAAGCAGTTGTTAAAACGTAAGGTGGAGGTCATCGAGTTGGAAGTCTTAACCCCAACTCAGGTGATGCAGCATCTTTATCAACGGGGTTTTTGCTCTGTATTATGGGAATGCGGCGGGACTTTGGCGGCTAGTGCTATTACTGAAGGAATGGTACAAAAGGTTATGGCCTTTATTGCACCGAAAATTATTGGCGGAGAATCTGCTCCCTCGCCAGTGGGGGATTTAGGATTAGACAAGATGAGTAATGCTTTACAGTTGCAAAGGGTGGCACTTCAGAGAGTAGATAATGATTTTGTTATTGAGGGTTATTTACCAATGTCTTAA
- a CDS encoding ammonium transporter, which yields MSRQSITQTKKPKNRKQLYLSDGPKTKEKAPYLEPFKFIARLFSPYWLACIPLSAIIIVVWHTAVAAQNNVEITVQGTSEVANLQGYLNMIWVLIAAILVIFMNAGFCMLETGLCRQKNAVNILAKNLIVFALASIAYWMIGYSLMFGQGNPFIGAGGWFLSGTSETYGLKPFPEGLPVPVHFLFQVAFAGTAATIVSGAVAERIKFVDFLIFSLVLTGISYPITGHWAWGGGWLGTLGFKDFAGSTVVHLVGGCAALTGAAILGPRLGKYNSDGRINAMPGHNLGIATLGCLILWIGWFGFNPGSELAVNQAVPYIAVTTNLAGAAGGIAATVTSWLKDGKPDLSMIINGILAGLVAITAGCNLVSYWGAVAIGIIAGIIVVYAVSLFDNLKIDDPVGAVSVHLVNGIWGTLAVGIFADPNIPIAPSEGAVAGLFHGNFSLIITQIIGIVSVAAFTLILSAIVWMALKSTLGIRVGQDEEMEGLDVGEHGMEAYSGFVKETDFLMGSPSGGMSGEVRSSSEI from the coding sequence ATGTCTAGACAAAGCATAACTCAAACAAAAAAACCCAAAAATAGGAAACAATTGTATCTGTCAGATGGGCCCAAGACGAAAGAGAAAGCGCCTTATCTAGAACCTTTTAAATTCATAGCGAGATTATTCTCGCCCTATTGGTTAGCTTGTATTCCTTTATCGGCGATTATAATCGTTGTTTGGCATACGGCTGTAGCGGCTCAAAATAATGTAGAAATTACCGTTCAAGGGACTTCTGAGGTAGCCAATTTACAAGGTTATCTCAATATGATTTGGGTGTTAATCGCCGCAATTTTAGTCATTTTCATGAATGCTGGTTTCTGTATGTTAGAAACCGGCTTATGTCGTCAAAAGAATGCCGTTAATATTCTGGCAAAAAACCTGATCGTATTTGCCCTAGCCAGTATTGCCTATTGGATGATCGGCTATTCTTTAATGTTTGGTCAAGGTAACCCTTTTATAGGGGCAGGCGGCTGGTTCTTAAGCGGCACGTCAGAAACCTATGGTCTAAAACCCTTTCCAGAGGGGTTACCCGTTCCTGTTCATTTCCTTTTCCAAGTTGCCTTTGCCGGAACAGCCGCCACCATTGTATCCGGGGCGGTAGCTGAACGGATTAAGTTTGTGGACTTTTTGATCTTCAGTTTGGTGCTGACTGGCATTTCTTACCCCATTACCGGACACTGGGCTTGGGGAGGCGGCTGGCTAGGAACGTTAGGATTTAAAGATTTTGCCGGTTCTACAGTGGTTCACCTGGTGGGAGGCTGTGCGGCTTTAACGGGTGCGGCGATTCTTGGCCCTAGACTGGGAAAATATAATAGTGATGGTCGCATTAATGCTATGCCGGGGCACAATTTAGGCATTGCGACGTTAGGCTGTTTAATTCTCTGGATAGGCTGGTTTGGCTTTAACCCGGGTTCAGAATTAGCCGTCAATCAAGCCGTTCCCTACATTGCTGTTACCACAAACCTAGCCGGTGCAGCCGGTGGTATTGCGGCTACGGTAACCTCTTGGTTGAAAGATGGTAAGCCTGACCTGAGTATGATTATTAATGGTATTCTGGCCGGATTAGTCGCCATTACCGCAGGCTGTAACCTTGTTTCCTACTGGGGAGCAGTAGCCATTGGCATCATCGCCGGGATTATCGTTGTCTACGCGGTTTCCTTGTTCGATAACCTTAAAATTGATGACCCAGTGGGTGCTGTTTCTGTTCACTTAGTTAATGGAATTTGGGGCACTCTGGCCGTAGGAATTTTTGCTGATCCCAATATTCCCATTGCTCCCTCTGAAGGCGCAGTGGCCGGATTATTTCACGGCAATTTTTCCCTGATCATTACTCAAATTATTGGGATCGTTTCTGTCGCTGCCTTTACCCTCATCTTAAGCGCTATAGTTTGGATGGCCCTTAAATCTACTTTAGGAATTCGAGTTGGTCAAGATGAAGAAATGGAAGGTTTAGATGTGGGCGAACACGGCATGGAAGCTTATAGTGGCTTTGTTAAAGAAACTGATTTCCTCATGGGGAGTCCCTCTGGGGGGATGAGTGGAGAGGTGCGCTCTAGCTCAGAAATTTAA
- a CDS encoding ATP-binding response regulator, producing the protein MNYSFVKQTEQEDQILVVDDSPDNLFLIQTILEEQGLKVVLAQDGLAALNRIQESLPKLILLDVMMPKMDGFEVTRRIRANENLPFIPILLITAYDQPSAVKGLDAGADDFIRKPVDVDELLARVRSLLRLKHSVDKQEQMLRMREDFVSRLTHDLRTPLVAADRMLTLFQDGTFGSMSEEMKEAVITMTRSNRNLLELVNNLLEVYRYEADRKILSFSAVDLKELAQEVMEELKPLAQEKGLLLKYELQENVKTTVTGDRLELHRLFTNLIGNAIKFTDEGYIIVRLNNITFRGNYPQKWVVFTVEDTGFGISPEEQKRLFNRFRSGNHRRAGSGLGLHLSRQIVETHQGTIEVESLLGQGSLFRVCLPLKEE; encoded by the coding sequence ATGAATTATTCATTTGTTAAGCAAACTGAACAGGAAGATCAAATTTTAGTGGTTGATGATTCGCCCGATAACTTATTTCTTATTCAAACAATTTTAGAAGAACAAGGGCTGAAGGTGGTCTTAGCTCAAGATGGATTAGCGGCTCTCAATCGAATTCAGGAAAGTTTACCCAAGTTAATCTTGCTGGATGTCATGATGCCTAAAATGGATGGTTTTGAAGTGACTCGCCGCATAAGAGCTAATGAGAATCTACCTTTTATTCCGATTTTATTAATTACCGCTTACGATCAACCCAGTGCGGTGAAAGGGTTAGATGCCGGTGCGGATGATTTTATCCGTAAACCGGTTGATGTAGATGAATTGTTGGCTAGAGTCCGCTCACTGCTGCGGCTCAAACATAGCGTAGATAAACAGGAACAAATGCTCAGAATGCGGGAAGATTTTGTCTCGCGTCTGACTCATGATTTAAGAACCCCTTTAGTGGCGGCTGATCGAATGCTGACGTTGTTTCAAGATGGGACTTTTGGCTCAATGTCCGAGGAGATGAAAGAGGCGGTCATCACCATGACTCGTAGTAACCGGAATTTGTTGGAATTGGTGAACAATTTGTTAGAGGTGTATCGCTATGAAGCTGATCGTAAGATTTTAAGTTTTAGTGCAGTTGACCTGAAAGAGTTAGCTCAAGAAGTGATGGAAGAATTAAAGCCTCTGGCTCAAGAAAAAGGCCTATTACTGAAGTATGAACTACAGGAAAATGTGAAGACCACTGTCACCGGTGATCGCTTAGAATTACATCGATTGTTCACTAATCTGATCGGAAATGCTATTAAATTTACTGACGAAGGTTATATCATTGTGCGGCTTAATAATATAACTTTTCGTGGCAATTATCCTCAAAAATGGGTAGTTTTTACGGTTGAAGACACGGGTTTTGGCATTTCACCAGAGGAGCAAAAAAGGCTTTTTAATCGTTTTCGCTCAGGAAATCATCGACGTGCCGGTAGCGGCTTAGGTTTGCATCTATCCCGTCAAATTGTGGAAACTCATCAAGGAACGATCGAAGTTGAGTCTCTCTTAGGTCAGGGTAGCTTATTTAGGGTTTGTTTGCCGCTCAAGGAAGAATAA
- a CDS encoding SpoIID/LytB domain-containing protein, whose amino-acid sequence MISKLPLHKIVKGIGNWTVPIISVCAFVPIVMIYLSSSESSTVKLPPPNQLPPLSQIPSPTKKWEQPREESSAASSSALQPPTLIQKSPQPTPEKIKKAEQPKAKPPTATPPEPEKKEKPKPPQQESFSSQASAQTVVNRRASLPPAPPNYAAPKLEIRVAVMTDAGSTNVGTSSTASIVDRNGNVLKTLSPGQGLGVYPSGSSLNMGDWQLPGVVFIQPSAGGLVYLGDRWYRGKMLLVSQGSSILAVNYVDIEEYLYSVVGSEMHSTAPMEALKAQAIAARSYALVHIIRPASPWFHLGNTQRWQVYKGVISEYNTSQQAVNATAGQILSYKGGIVESLYAATDDIVARAHGGRGMSQIGAYGLANDGYDHQEILGHYYPGVGLARLILQH is encoded by the coding sequence ATGATCAGTAAATTGCCTCTACATAAAATTGTCAAGGGAATCGGTAATTGGACTGTTCCGATTATCTCAGTCTGTGCCTTTGTGCCGATTGTCATGATTTACTTATCTTCGAGTGAATCCTCCACTGTTAAATTACCACCGCCTAATCAATTACCTCCTCTGTCGCAAATTCCCTCGCCCACGAAAAAATGGGAACAACCGAGAGAGGAAAGTTCAGCCGCCTCCTCTTCGGCATTACAACCCCCCACTTTAATACAGAAGTCACCCCAACCGACTCCAGAAAAGATTAAAAAAGCCGAACAACCCAAGGCGAAACCCCCGACAGCAACCCCTCCAGAACCCGAAAAAAAGGAAAAACCAAAACCGCCTCAACAAGAATCCTTTTCCTCACAAGCTTCGGCCCAAACGGTAGTTAATCGTCGTGCCAGTTTACCCCCTGCGCCGCCCAATTATGCCGCGCCCAAATTGGAAATACGAGTGGCTGTGATGACTGATGCGGGTAGTACAAATGTTGGCACTTCTAGCACGGCCTCAATTGTGGACCGAAACGGAAATGTGCTGAAAACCCTTTCTCCAGGCCAAGGGTTGGGGGTCTATCCTAGCGGTTCTTCTTTAAATATGGGAGATTGGCAACTGCCTGGGGTAGTATTTATTCAACCTTCTGCGGGCGGATTAGTTTATCTCGGCGATCGCTGGTATCGGGGCAAAATGTTATTAGTGTCTCAGGGAAGTAGTATTTTAGCGGTGAATTATGTCGATATCGAAGAATATCTCTACAGTGTGGTGGGAAGTGAGATGCACTCCACAGCACCGATGGAGGCTTTAAAAGCCCAAGCTATTGCGGCACGTTCTTATGCTTTGGTTCATATTATTCGCCCTGCTAGTCCCTGGTTTCATTTAGGGAATACTCAACGTTGGCAGGTTTATAAAGGGGTGATCAGTGAATATAATACTTCCCAACAAGCGGTCAATGCCACAGCCGGACAAATCCTCAGTTATAAAGGAGGGATCGTTGAGTCTCTTTATGCGGCTACTGATGATATTGTTGCCAGGGCGCATGGAGGACGGGGAATGAGTCAAATAGGGGCTTATGGGTTAGCCAATGATGGCTATGATCATCAAGAAATCCTCGGTCATTATTATCCGGGCGTGGGGTTAGCGCGTTTAATTTTACAGCATTGA
- a CDS encoding RNA-guided endonuclease InsQ/TnpB family protein, giving the protein MLVVEAKLKNGTSEQYSRLDEAILTAQFIRNKCVRYWIDNKGTTRNDLQKYCSVLASDKTTPWANKLNSQARQSSADRAWQAISRFYTNCRNSSVKKKGFPKFKKHTRSVEYKVTGYKLSDDRRKITFTDGFKAGTFDLWCSNKTLVYYSEQQIKRVRVVRRADGYYCQFLIDYSREEKHEFTGRITGIDLGLKEFYTDSNGNTVENPRYLRKSEKRLKKAQRKLSKRFCKGKKKQSNNYHKQRKKVAKLHLKVSRQRKDKAIKDALALVQSHDLVVYESLKVSNMVKNHKLAKSISDASWYQFTQWVNYFAKVHKITCIAVPPHFTTVDCSCCGAKVEKTLSTRTHQCPSCETVLDRDYNAAINILKKGLKYLGAYLNGSVGHTQTDTAVALLGETPRPHCLPNACQESGLWVFNRDVEHLSCLVETGISDTQV; this is encoded by the coding sequence ATGCTAGTTGTCGAAGCTAAACTAAAAAACGGAACGTCTGAACAATACTCTAGACTTGATGAAGCTATATTAACAGCACAATTCATCAGAAATAAATGCGTTAGATATTGGATAGATAATAAAGGTACTACTAGAAATGACCTTCAAAAATATTGTTCTGTTTTAGCTTCAGACAAGACAACGCCTTGGGCAAACAAGTTAAACTCTCAAGCACGTCAATCAAGTGCAGATAGAGCATGGCAGGCTATATCAAGGTTTTATACCAACTGTCGCAACTCATCTGTTAAAAAGAAAGGTTTTCCTAAATTCAAAAAGCATACACGCTCAGTTGAATACAAGGTAACTGGCTATAAACTTTCTGATGATAGAAGAAAAATTACTTTTACTGATGGATTTAAAGCCGGCACATTTGACCTGTGGTGCAGCAATAAAACTCTTGTTTATTACTCGGAACAGCAAATTAAGCGAGTTAGGGTAGTAAGACGAGCAGATGGCTACTATTGTCAATTCTTGATTGACTACTCAAGAGAAGAGAAACACGAATTCACGGGTAGAATAACAGGGATAGATTTAGGACTTAAAGAGTTCTATACCGACAGTAACGGTAATACTGTAGAAAATCCCCGTTATTTAAGAAAATCCGAAAAACGTTTAAAGAAAGCACAAAGAAAGCTATCTAAGCGTTTTTGTAAAGGCAAAAAGAAACAGTCCAATAACTACCATAAACAAAGAAAAAAGGTAGCTAAACTACACTTAAAAGTATCTAGACAACGTAAAGACAAAGCAATCAAGGATGCTTTGGCGTTAGTCCAATCTCATGATCTGGTCGTCTATGAGTCTTTAAAGGTGTCAAATATGGTTAAAAACCATAAATTGGCAAAGAGTATCAGCGATGCTTCTTGGTATCAGTTCACCCAGTGGGTCAACTATTTTGCTAAGGTACACAAAATAACGTGCATCGCTGTACCTCCACATTTCACAACTGTTGATTGCTCGTGTTGTGGTGCGAAGGTTGAGAAAACTTTAAGCACTCGAACTCATCAATGTCCCAGTTGTGAAACTGTTTTAGACAGAGATTATAATGCAGCAATCAACATTCTTAAAAAAGGGTTGAAATACTTGGGAGCATATCTCAACGGTAGCGTAGGACATACGCAAACCGACACGGCAGTTGCTCTACTTGGGGAGACCCCAAGACCGCACTGCCTCCCCAACGCCTGCCAAGAGTCCGGCCTCTGGGTGTTTAACAGAGATGTTGAACATTTAAGCTGTCTCGTTGAAACAGGAATCTCTGACACGCAAGTATGA